The following proteins are co-located in the Bordetella bronchialis genome:
- a CDS encoding putative bifunctional diguanylate cyclase/phosphodiesterase, which produces MSASPHVHAEPPAPLIPLSVLGLREGEDLPGVQELCRLTGFFFGVSMFAVTWLRDAAPVSLWSSGACPHTAGLLARWSFPTLYSQDVVVATAADLARQDTPCDGRGSATPGVGFFAAAPLTLADGARVGALCIGDPQGRAFSGDDAQRLRDFAAVASEALRAQKALADTRRREQLLARAFRLAKVGGWEYNVITGALALSEQALEIYGMDTTLQPTLDTMMRRFYPGDAIIDTREDFARLLREGKGYDSRRRIQRLDGSSRWIHVLAEPETQEGQVVRVHGLVEDITDEVESQRRFHELAYTDKLTGLPNRGAFLLELGRHFSRREPIVLVAIDIDGFKDINDTIGHHAGDQMLIEVGKRISAYFPVGTFAARVGSNEFTVILPAQDAGDNRIDQMNQLRLQLKQPVHYAEQTLSASVSIGLCEAPAQAGDADQIVRNTDIALYQAKKAGGDRTVVFEPEMRDRLQERVQLLRDVRRGIERREFILYYQPIYDMWTHTLSGFEALMRWSRPEKGILTPNYFSAAFDDQALAPQLGDEALRNALEQMRRWMDKGFDFKRVSVNVAAAQFNRPDLADHILAMVERHGLRPQQLTLEITESVYLGQGADAVEDALRILHRAGVGIALDDFGTGYASLTQLQRFPVDSLKIDKSFVQNPDAASIVEAIIALGASLDIQIVAEGVESDAHQEALLQRGCRYGQGYYLGKPMPAEFYA; this is translated from the coding sequence ATGAGCGCCTCGCCTCACGTCCATGCCGAACCGCCCGCGCCGCTCATCCCCCTGAGCGTCCTGGGTCTTCGCGAAGGCGAAGATCTGCCCGGCGTGCAGGAACTCTGCCGCCTGACCGGGTTTTTTTTTGGCGTATCGATGTTTGCGGTAACGTGGCTGCGGGACGCGGCCCCGGTAAGCCTGTGGTCCAGCGGCGCCTGTCCGCATACGGCCGGCCTGCTGGCGCGATGGAGCTTTCCCACGCTGTACAGCCAGGACGTGGTCGTCGCCACGGCGGCGGACCTGGCGCGCCAGGACACACCCTGCGATGGACGCGGTAGCGCCACGCCGGGGGTCGGCTTCTTCGCCGCGGCGCCCCTGACCCTTGCCGACGGCGCGCGCGTGGGCGCGCTCTGCATCGGGGATCCGCAGGGCCGCGCATTCTCCGGGGACGACGCGCAACGGCTACGCGACTTCGCGGCCGTGGCCAGCGAAGCCCTGCGCGCGCAGAAGGCGCTGGCCGACACGCGCCGCCGCGAACAGCTCCTGGCGCGAGCCTTCCGCCTGGCCAAGGTGGGCGGCTGGGAATACAACGTCATCACCGGCGCCTTGGCCCTGAGCGAGCAGGCGCTGGAGATCTACGGGATGGATACGACGCTCCAGCCGACGCTGGACACCATGATGCGGCGCTTCTATCCGGGCGACGCGATCATCGACACGCGCGAGGACTTCGCGCGCCTGCTGCGTGAAGGCAAGGGCTACGACTCCCGGCGCCGCATCCAGCGGCTGGACGGGTCCTCCCGCTGGATCCATGTCCTGGCCGAACCGGAAACCCAGGAAGGCCAGGTGGTGCGCGTCCACGGACTGGTCGAAGACATCACGGACGAGGTCGAATCGCAGCGTCGGTTCCACGAACTCGCCTACACCGACAAACTGACCGGCCTGCCCAACCGCGGCGCCTTCCTGCTGGAACTGGGCAGGCATTTTTCCCGCCGCGAGCCCATCGTGCTGGTGGCCATCGATATCGACGGCTTCAAGGACATCAACGACACCATCGGGCACCACGCCGGCGACCAGATGCTGATCGAGGTAGGCAAGCGCATTTCGGCCTACTTCCCGGTCGGCACATTCGCCGCCCGCGTGGGCAGCAACGAGTTCACGGTCATCCTGCCCGCGCAGGATGCGGGCGACAACCGCATCGATCAGATGAACCAGCTGCGATTGCAGCTGAAGCAGCCGGTGCATTACGCCGAACAAACGCTGTCGGCTTCCGTCAGCATCGGCCTGTGCGAAGCGCCCGCCCAAGCCGGCGACGCCGACCAGATCGTACGCAATACGGATATCGCCCTGTACCAGGCGAAGAAAGCCGGTGGCGACCGGACCGTCGTTTTCGAGCCCGAGATGCGCGACCGGCTGCAGGAGCGGGTCCAATTGCTGCGCGACGTGCGCCGCGGCATCGAGCGCAGGGAATTCATCCTGTACTACCAGCCCATCTACGACATGTGGACGCATACCCTGTCGGGATTCGAAGCCCTGATGCGCTGGTCGCGGCCGGAAAAAGGCATCCTCACGCCCAACTATTTCAGCGCGGCGTTCGACGACCAGGCGCTGGCGCCCCAGCTGGGCGACGAAGCCCTGCGCAACGCCCTGGAGCAGATGCGCCGCTGGATGGACAAGGGCTTCGATTTCAAGCGCGTTTCCGTGAATGTCGCCGCCGCGCAATTCAACCGGCCGGACCTGGCGGACCATATCCTTGCCATGGTGGAACGCCACGGCCTGCGCCCCCAGCAACTGACGCTGGAGATCACCGAAAGCGTCTACCTGGGCCAAGGCGCCGACGCGGTCGAGGACGCCCTTCGCATCCTGCATCGCGCGGGCGTGGGCATCGCGCTGGACGACTTCGGCACCGGCTATGCATCGCTGACCCAGTTGCAGCGCTTCCCGGTCGATTCCCTCAAAATCGACAAATCCTTCGTCCAGAATCCCGATGCCGCCTCCATCGTGGAGGCCATCATCGCGCTGGGGGCGAGCCTGGACATCCAGATCGTGGCCGAGGGCGTGGAGTCCGACGCGCACCAGGAAGCCCTGCTGCAGCGGGGATGCCGCTACGGGCAAGGCTATTACCTGGGCAAGCCCATGCCGGCCGAGTTCTACGCCTGA
- a CDS encoding methyl-accepting chemotaxis protein, with protein sequence MGARLALGFGVVLVLLVALAVLSMVRMRSVDNSLNMINGINSVKQRYAINFRGSVHDRSIALRDVVLQSSTAELAKVVQRIDGLARDYAESARPLDELFAREAVLPEERSALAQIKASEGRTMPLIQRVIALKQSGKGQEATDLLLAQAAPALVTWLADINRMIDLEERLNREIAMHAQAVSSHFEFEMAALSLLAVILGVCVAALFVRGLLRQLGGEPRDATEIANRIAQGDLSVQVHVREGDNSSLLFAVKSMRDNLAGIVGQVRAGTDTVAAAAAQIAAGSQDLSSRTAQQSASLESTVSSIEELTATVSQNSDHAREANKLAMSASEIATRGGAVVGQVIDTMASISESARKIVDITGIIDSIAFQTNILALNAAVEAARAGEQGRGFAVVASEVRALAQRSASAAKEIKALIDDSAQKVESGSQLATQAGVTMNEVVTSVQHVTSLVGEITVASVEQAQGIEQVNKTIMQMDTVTQQNAHLVEQGSSAAAALQDEAATLSKLVSVFRLQAAAMPLPAQAADYAPPRSLPAQDEDAPLLAA encoded by the coding sequence GTGGGCGCACGGCTGGCCCTGGGTTTCGGCGTGGTGCTGGTGCTGCTGGTGGCCCTGGCGGTGCTTAGCATGGTCCGCATGCGGTCCGTGGACAACAGCCTCAACATGATCAACGGCATCAATAGCGTCAAGCAGCGTTATGCCATCAACTTCCGCGGCAGCGTGCACGATCGCTCCATCGCGCTGCGCGATGTGGTACTGCAGAGCTCGACCGCGGAACTGGCCAAGGTCGTGCAGCGCATCGACGGACTGGCGCGGGACTATGCCGAATCGGCGCGGCCGCTCGACGAGCTGTTCGCCCGCGAGGCGGTCCTTCCGGAGGAACGGTCCGCGCTGGCCCAGATCAAGGCGTCGGAAGGCCGCACCATGCCCTTGATACAGCGTGTCATCGCGCTGAAGCAGTCGGGCAAGGGGCAGGAAGCCACCGATCTGCTGCTTGCCCAGGCCGCGCCCGCGCTGGTCACATGGCTGGCCGATATCAATCGGATGATCGACCTGGAAGAGCGCCTGAACCGCGAGATCGCCATGCATGCCCAGGCAGTCTCCAGCCATTTCGAATTCGAGATGGCGGCGCTGTCCCTGTTGGCCGTCATCCTGGGCGTTTGCGTCGCCGCGCTCTTCGTGCGTGGCCTGCTGCGCCAGCTGGGCGGCGAGCCGCGCGACGCCACCGAGATCGCCAATCGCATCGCGCAGGGCGACCTGAGCGTGCAGGTCCATGTCAGGGAAGGCGACAACAGCAGCTTGCTGTTCGCCGTCAAGAGCATGCGCGACAACCTGGCCGGCATCGTGGGCCAGGTGCGGGCCGGCACCGATACGGTGGCCGCGGCGGCCGCGCAGATCGCCGCCGGCAGCCAGGATTTGTCGTCCCGCACCGCGCAGCAGTCGGCCTCATTGGAGAGCACGGTATCGTCCATCGAGGAACTGACCGCCACCGTGTCGCAGAACTCCGACCATGCGCGCGAGGCCAACAAGCTCGCCATGTCGGCATCGGAGATCGCCACCCGGGGTGGCGCGGTGGTGGGGCAGGTCATCGATACGATGGCGTCGATCTCGGAATCCGCGCGCAAGATCGTCGACATCACCGGCATCATCGACAGCATTGCCTTCCAGACGAACATCCTTGCCTTGAACGCGGCGGTGGAGGCGGCGCGCGCCGGCGAGCAGGGCCGCGGTTTCGCCGTCGTGGCTTCCGAAGTGCGGGCGCTGGCCCAGCGCAGCGCCTCGGCCGCCAAGGAAATCAAGGCGCTGATCGACGATTCGGCGCAGAAGGTCGAAAGCGGCAGCCAGTTGGCCACGCAGGCCGGCGTCACGATGAACGAGGTGGTGACCAGCGTGCAGCACGTCACGTCCCTGGTGGGCGAGATCACCGTCGCAAGTGTCGAGCAGGCCCAGGGCATCGAGCAGGTGAACAAGACCATCATGCAGATGGACACCGTGACCCAGCAAAACGCCCATCTGGTGGAACAGGGAAGCTCCGCGGCCGCAGCGCTGCAGGACGAAGCCGCGACCTTGTCGAAGCTGGTCAGCGTGTTCCGCTTGCAGGCCGCCGCCATGCCGCTGCCGGCGCAGGCGGCGGACTACGCGCCCCCCAGGAGCCTGCCCGCCCAGGATGAGGATGCGCCGCTGCTGGCCGCCTGA
- a CDS encoding RNA polymerase sigma factor: protein MRYLHDNHHGIQAPPPVSFDVSANHVSANHVSANHVSAKHVSAPLASANHVSPNPANPNLGLATSHSAYEAVFRELVQNHATRLHRFIIKHIGNCPDAEDLTQQAFLEAAKSYHSFRGESQLSTWLYGIALNLVRNYLSRAPECRYFFVGEDALSDHASQDLTPDDAAEQNQTLRLLEESIAELPENMRSILLMMGLNDLTYEEAAARLTVPVGTIRSRLSRARAALRSKLETKGVRLDA, encoded by the coding sequence ATGCGATATCTCCACGACAATCACCATGGCATCCAGGCGCCACCGCCCGTCTCCTTCGATGTGTCGGCAAATCACGTATCGGCCAATCACGTATCGGCCAATCATGTATCGGCCAAACATGTATCGGCCCCCCTCGCATCGGCCAACCATGTTTCGCCCAATCCCGCCAACCCCAACCTTGGCCTGGCCACATCGCACAGTGCCTATGAAGCGGTATTCCGCGAGCTGGTCCAGAATCACGCCACGCGCCTGCATCGCTTCATCATCAAGCACATCGGCAATTGCCCCGACGCCGAAGACCTCACCCAGCAGGCCTTCCTTGAAGCGGCAAAGTCCTATCACAGCTTCCGGGGCGAATCCCAGCTTTCCACATGGCTGTACGGCATCGCGCTGAACCTGGTCCGCAACTATCTGTCTCGCGCGCCGGAATGCCGCTACTTCTTCGTCGGAGAAGACGCGCTCAGCGACCATGCCTCGCAGGACCTGACACCGGACGATGCCGCCGAGCAGAACCAGACACTGCGCCTGCTCGAGGAATCCATCGCGGAACTTCCGGAAAACATGCGCAGCATCCTGCTGATGATGGGCTTGAACGACCTGACCTACGAAGAAGCCGCCGCCCGCCTGACCGTCCCGGTGGGCACGATACGCAGCCGACTGTCGCGCGCCCGCGCCGCCCTGCGCTCCAAGCTGGAAACGAAGGGCGTACGCCTGGACGCCTGA
- the sctC gene encoding type III secretion system outer membrane ring subunit SctC, with product MFQRWCARGRKAIRRAGLAVAALVLANGAQAAPSWPVAPYTYFASDESLENVLRRFSSGFSLTLQLAPGVAGLVNGKFTAANPTEFLDKLAGVYGFNWFVYAGTLFVSPATAMVTKTISVGNGAIAGLRDALDRLGVLDDRFGWGELPDQGLALVSGPPAYVALIERTINALPPTAGRQEVAVFRLKYASVNDRVVRYRDQSITTPGLATILRDLVDGTGPGAGNSALAAMAAPLREPFFQDEPQPVLGVPAAPGVNRARPSAAGERAAPYEGGRRTRAAKIQSDARLNAIIVQDIPERMGVYRALIAQLDVPTTLIEIEALIVDIRADLTSELGIKWGGRVGKTSFGYGYGNPSPIDPDGSKMKAGNMPLGTIGVSVADSLLARLNALQGTDDANVLSKPSILTSDNMGALIDLSKTFYIKLTADHYADAKAVTVGTSLRVTPRFINGKTGGEVELAVDIEDGGITQDPLVDGLPVVGRTSISTLAVVGDGQALLIGGYNSNQAEDEISKIPLLGDIPGLGAFFSHKRKSNKRWERMFVIRPRVVQVNGAPLVPESLLKWGDAVGWSWDGPTRSTVYTDGMDRTLRLLQPGPTQVLQKAPAGK from the coding sequence ATGTTTCAGCGATGGTGTGCCCGCGGCAGGAAGGCGATCCGCAGGGCGGGGCTGGCGGTGGCGGCGCTGGTCTTGGCGAATGGCGCGCAGGCGGCGCCGTCGTGGCCGGTGGCCCCGTATACGTATTTCGCATCCGACGAATCGCTGGAGAACGTGCTGCGCCGCTTCTCCAGCGGATTCAGCCTGACGCTGCAGCTGGCACCAGGGGTTGCCGGCCTGGTCAATGGCAAGTTCACCGCGGCCAACCCGACGGAGTTCCTGGACAAGCTCGCGGGCGTCTATGGCTTCAATTGGTTCGTCTATGCGGGGACGCTGTTTGTCAGCCCGGCCACCGCCATGGTGACCAAGACGATCAGTGTCGGAAACGGCGCCATTGCGGGCCTGCGCGATGCGCTGGACCGGCTCGGCGTGCTCGACGATCGCTTCGGCTGGGGCGAGCTGCCGGACCAGGGGCTCGCGCTGGTATCCGGCCCGCCGGCCTACGTGGCGTTGATAGAGCGTACGATCAATGCGCTGCCGCCCACCGCCGGCAGGCAGGAGGTCGCTGTCTTCCGGCTCAAGTACGCATCGGTCAACGATCGTGTGGTGCGTTACCGCGACCAGTCGATCACGACGCCGGGGCTGGCGACCATATTGCGCGACCTGGTCGATGGCACGGGGCCCGGCGCCGGCAATTCCGCGCTGGCTGCCATGGCTGCGCCGCTGCGCGAGCCATTCTTCCAGGACGAGCCGCAGCCGGTCCTGGGCGTGCCGGCCGCGCCAGGTGTGAACCGCGCGCGGCCCTCGGCGGCGGGGGAGCGCGCGGCACCCTACGAGGGCGGGCGCCGTACCCGGGCGGCCAAGATCCAGTCCGACGCGCGCTTGAATGCCATCATCGTGCAGGATATCCCCGAGCGTATGGGCGTATACCGTGCCTTGATCGCGCAACTGGACGTGCCGACCACCTTGATCGAGATCGAGGCCTTGATCGTGGATATCCGGGCGGATCTGACCAGCGAGCTGGGCATCAAATGGGGAGGGCGGGTCGGCAAAACGAGCTTCGGCTACGGCTATGGCAATCCCTCGCCTATCGACCCGGACGGCAGCAAGATGAAGGCCGGCAACATGCCCCTGGGGACCATCGGCGTAAGCGTCGCCGATTCGCTGCTTGCACGCCTGAATGCCCTGCAGGGCACCGACGATGCGAATGTCCTGTCCAAGCCGTCTATCCTGACCTCCGACAACATGGGGGCCTTGATCGATCTGTCCAAGACCTTCTACATCAAGCTGACCGCGGATCACTACGCGGACGCCAAGGCCGTCACGGTGGGAACATCCCTTAGGGTGACCCCGCGGTTCATCAACGGCAAGACGGGCGGAGAAGTCGAGCTGGCCGTCGATATCGAAGACGGCGGGATTACGCAAGACCCGCTGGTCGACGGTTTGCCCGTCGTGGGCAGGACCAGCATCAGCACGCTGGCCGTGGTGGGCGATGGCCAGGCCTTGCTGATCGGTGGCTACAACAGCAACCAGGCAGAGGACGAGATATCCAAGATCCCGCTATTGGGCGATATCCCGGGATTGGGCGCTTTCTTTTCCCACAAGCGCAAGAGCAACAAGCGCTGGGAGCGGATGTTCGTGATCCGCCCGCGCGTGGTGCAAGTCAATGGCGCGCCACTGGTGCCCGAGTCCCTGCTGAAATGGGGAGACGCGGTGGGCTGGTCCTGGGATGGCCCGACGCGGTCGACGGTGTACACGGACGGCATGGACCGCACGCTGCGCCTGTTGCAGCCGGGGCCTACGCAAGTGCTGCAGAAGGCCCCGGCCGGGAAGTGA
- the sctU gene encoding type III secretion system export apparatus subunit SctU, translated as MSGEKSEKPTPKKLQDARKKGDVPYSRDFSQTLLTLALSAYVVLNSQNILSAFLRILAIPAAVAGLAFQQALKAAGSIALHEALGLLGPFVLIVLGFGFFVEFSQIGLIIAPEKAKPSGTKLNVVSNVKNIFSAKNLVEVLKSTAKIVCFAVLTWLLLREGLNPLVHAVHGGLEGVMQVNGSLFRLLLLYTAIFCLAIAGLDLGWQRHQRHKRLMMTKEEVKREQKDNEGQPEIKQQRKRLHQELGNGGAVEAVRKSSTLVVNPTHVAVALRYVPDETPLPIVVAKGRDGVALQMIAMAERIGIPVMRDVPLARALLADARENEYIPSELVVPVAHVLRAVRDLAMEDRESPPGSL; from the coding sequence GTGAGCGGCGAGAAGTCAGAAAAGCCCACGCCGAAGAAGCTGCAGGACGCGCGCAAGAAGGGCGATGTCCCCTATAGCCGCGACTTCAGCCAGACCTTGCTGACCCTGGCGCTGTCGGCCTATGTCGTGCTGAACAGCCAGAACATCCTTTCCGCCTTCCTGCGGATTCTGGCCATACCCGCGGCCGTCGCGGGGCTGGCGTTCCAGCAGGCCTTGAAGGCAGCCGGAAGCATCGCGCTGCACGAAGCACTGGGCCTGTTGGGTCCCTTCGTCCTGATCGTGCTGGGCTTCGGCTTTTTCGTCGAGTTCAGCCAGATCGGCCTGATCATCGCCCCCGAGAAAGCCAAGCCCTCCGGCACGAAGCTCAATGTGGTGTCCAACGTCAAGAACATCTTCTCGGCGAAGAACCTGGTCGAAGTCTTGAAATCGACGGCGAAGATTGTTTGCTTCGCTGTACTGACGTGGCTGCTGTTGCGGGAGGGCCTGAACCCCCTGGTGCATGCGGTGCACGGCGGCCTGGAAGGCGTCATGCAGGTCAACGGCAGCCTGTTCCGCCTGCTGTTGCTGTACACGGCGATTTTCTGCCTCGCCATCGCCGGACTGGATCTGGGTTGGCAGCGGCACCAGCGGCACAAGCGGTTGATGATGACCAAGGAGGAAGTCAAGCGCGAGCAAAAGGACAATGAAGGGCAGCCCGAGATCAAGCAGCAACGCAAGCGCTTGCACCAGGAGCTCGGCAACGGTGGCGCGGTGGAGGCCGTGCGCAAGTCTTCCACACTGGTGGTGAACCCCACGCACGTGGCGGTAGCCTTGCGCTACGTGCCGGACGAGACGCCCTTGCCCATCGTGGTGGCGAAAGGACGCGACGGCGTTGCGCTGCAGATGATCGCCATGGCCGAACGCATCGGTATCCCGGTGATGCGCGATGTGCCGCTGGCCCGCGCGCTGTTGGCGGACGCCCGCGAAAACGAGTACATCCCGAGCGAGCTTGTCGTCCCAGTCGCGCACGTATTGCGTGCCGTGCGCGATCTGGCGATGGAGGACAGGGAGAGTCCGCCGGGATCCCTGTAG
- the sctT gene encoding type III secretion system export apparatus subunit SctT — protein MQGIYTYAAVYDLLLSLVLIQPRILFIFMMVPVFSRQILPGRLRGAIAIALGLLVVPLALQGMGADPGAYPSLPAVLLLVVKEAFVGMTLGFFLALPFWVIEGVGTVIDYQRGASMGALLNPTMGGETTPIAILMQLAYGVFFLVGGGVSLFLSVLYDSYRLWNPWHWMPALRADAIPLLLGQLDRLMHLVVLLSAPVVIVMLLAELGLALASRFTPQLQVFFLAMPIKTGLALFVLVLYIGILFDHMGREARRAETLLPFLAHLWRAS, from the coding sequence TTGCAAGGTATCTACACTTACGCGGCGGTATACGACCTGCTGTTGTCCCTGGTCCTTATTCAACCCAGGATTCTTTTTATCTTCATGATGGTCCCTGTGTTCAGCAGGCAGATATTGCCAGGCCGGCTACGCGGGGCAATAGCGATCGCACTGGGACTCCTCGTCGTGCCACTGGCGCTGCAAGGCATGGGCGCCGACCCAGGTGCCTACCCCAGCTTGCCCGCTGTATTGCTGCTGGTGGTCAAGGAAGCCTTCGTCGGCATGACGCTGGGATTCTTCCTTGCACTTCCATTCTGGGTGATCGAAGGCGTCGGTACGGTTATCGACTATCAGCGCGGCGCCAGCATGGGCGCCCTGCTGAATCCCACCATGGGCGGCGAAACAACGCCCATCGCCATCTTGATGCAGCTGGCCTACGGCGTGTTCTTTCTGGTGGGCGGCGGCGTGTCGCTGTTCTTGTCCGTACTGTATGACAGTTATCGTCTCTGGAACCCCTGGCACTGGATGCCGGCGTTGCGGGCGGATGCCATCCCGCTCTTGCTTGGCCAGTTGGACCGGCTGATGCACCTGGTCGTCCTGTTGTCGGCGCCGGTGGTGATCGTCATGCTGCTCGCCGAACTCGGGCTGGCGCTGGCCAGCCGCTTCACGCCGCAACTCCAGGTGTTCTTTCTTGCGATGCCGATCAAAACCGGTCTGGCCCTGTTCGTGCTGGTGCTCTATATCGGCATCCTGTTCGACCACATGGGGCGGGAAGCGCGGCGCGCGGAGACCCTGCTGCCTTTTCTTGCGCATCTCTGGCGGGCTTCGTGA
- the sctS gene encoding type III secretion system export apparatus subunit SctS, translated as MNVADLVFYLKEALYLVFWLSLPPLAVASIVGTLFSLFQALTQIQEQTLSFAIKLLAVFVTLLLTAGWIGAEIFHYSLAIFESFRAVR; from the coding sequence ATGAACGTCGCCGACCTGGTTTTCTACCTGAAGGAAGCCCTATACCTGGTCTTCTGGCTGTCGCTGCCGCCGCTTGCGGTCGCCTCCATCGTCGGAACGCTGTTCTCGCTGTTTCAAGCCCTGACGCAGATCCAGGAACAGACCTTGTCGTTCGCCATCAAGCTGCTGGCGGTTTTCGTCACGCTGCTGCTGACGGCGGGCTGGATAGGCGCGGAGATCTTCCACTACTCGCTGGCGATTTTCGAGTCGTTCCGTGCCGTCCGATAA